One Mycolicibacterium fortuitum subsp. fortuitum genomic window carries:
- the nuoL gene encoding NADH-quinone oxidoreductase subunit L, producing MTIPIWLVIALPAAGAAVLLLGGRRTDRWGHLLGCATALAAFILGAVLFTQMLGRHGEHRAVTESLFSWVPVAGLQVDFGLQLDQLSVCFVLLITGVGSLIHIYSIGYMAEDPDRRRFFAYLNLFLAAMLLLVLADNYLGLYAGWEGVGLASYLLIGFWSHKPSAAAAAKKAFVVNRVGDMGLAIALMIMFATVGSISFAGVFGAAPALSEATLTAIGLLLLLGACGKSAQVPLQSWLGDAMEGPTPVSALIHAATMVTAGVYLIVRSGPIFDLAPGAQTGVVIVGAVTLLFGAIIGCAKDDIKKALAASTMSQIGYMVLAAGLGPAGYAFAIMHLLTHGFFKAGLFLGAGSVMHAMNDEVNMRRYGGLRKALPVTFATFGLGYLAIIGVPPLAGFFSKDSIIEAALGAGGVRGVILGGAAIVGAGITAFYMTRVMLMTFFGEKRWAPESHPHEAPSVMTWPMILLAVGSVVSGGALAIGGTLSHWLEPVVGTHEAHHAIPAWVVTVVVLAVVAVGIAVAYRMYAQRPVPAEVPDGSALTVAARRDLYGDAFNEAVFMRGGQTLTAALVAVDDKVVDGTAGGLAALVSRTSDGLRQMQTGFARSYALSMLGGAALVVATILAVRLW from the coding sequence ATGACGATTCCGATATGGCTGGTGATCGCCCTCCCCGCCGCCGGAGCCGCCGTGCTGCTGCTGGGTGGCCGCCGCACCGACCGGTGGGGACATCTGCTCGGCTGCGCGACCGCACTGGCCGCCTTCATCCTGGGTGCCGTGCTGTTCACCCAGATGCTGGGCCGTCACGGCGAGCACCGCGCCGTCACCGAATCCCTGTTCTCCTGGGTCCCGGTCGCCGGACTGCAGGTCGATTTCGGGCTACAGCTGGACCAGTTGTCGGTGTGTTTCGTGCTGCTGATCACCGGAGTGGGCTCGCTGATCCACATCTACTCGATCGGCTACATGGCTGAGGATCCTGACCGGAGAAGGTTTTTCGCCTATCTCAATCTGTTCTTGGCAGCCATGCTGTTGCTGGTACTCGCCGACAACTACCTGGGCCTGTACGCCGGATGGGAAGGCGTCGGTCTGGCGTCGTACCTGCTGATCGGGTTCTGGTCGCACAAGCCGTCGGCGGCGGCCGCGGCCAAGAAGGCCTTCGTCGTCAACCGGGTCGGCGACATGGGCCTGGCCATCGCACTGATGATCATGTTCGCCACCGTCGGGTCGATCTCTTTCGCCGGGGTGTTCGGCGCCGCACCGGCGTTGAGCGAAGCCACGCTCACCGCGATCGGTCTGCTGTTGCTGTTGGGGGCGTGCGGTAAGTCGGCCCAGGTGCCGCTGCAGTCCTGGCTGGGGGACGCGATGGAGGGTCCGACCCCGGTCTCGGCGTTGATCCACGCCGCCACCATGGTGACCGCCGGGGTTTATCTGATCGTGCGGTCGGGGCCGATCTTCGACCTGGCGCCGGGCGCCCAGACCGGCGTTGTCATCGTCGGCGCCGTCACGCTGTTGTTCGGCGCCATCATCGGTTGTGCCAAAGACGACATCAAGAAAGCCCTGGCCGCATCGACCATGAGCCAGATCGGTTACATGGTGCTGGCCGCCGGGCTCGGGCCGGCCGGTTACGCGTTCGCGATCATGCACCTCCTGACCCACGGCTTCTTCAAGGCCGGGCTGTTTCTCGGTGCCGGGTCGGTGATGCACGCCATGAACGACGAGGTGAACATGCGTCGCTACGGCGGCCTGCGCAAGGCCCTGCCGGTAACGTTCGCCACCTTCGGGCTCGGCTACCTCGCCATCATCGGGGTGCCACCACTGGCCGGATTCTTCTCGAAGGACAGCATCATCGAGGCAGCGCTGGGCGCCGGCGGGGTACGGGGCGTGATCCTCGGCGGCGCGGCCATCGTGGGCGCCGGGATCACCGCGTTCTACATGACCCGGGTGATGCTGATGACGTTCTTCGGTGAAAAGCGTTGGGCGCCGGAAAGTCATCCGCACGAGGCGCCGTCCGTGATGACCTGGCCGATGATCCTGCTGGCCGTCGGCTCGGTGGTCTCCGGCGGTGCACTGGCGATCGGCGGCACACTCTCACACTGGCTGGAGCCCGTGGTCGGTACGCACGAGGCGCACCACGCAATCCCGGCCTGGGTGGTCACGGTGGTGGTGCTGGCGGTGGTGGCGGTAGGTATCGCGGTGGCCTACCGGATGTACGCGCAACGGCCGGTTCCGGCCGAGGTGCCCGACGGGTCGGCGCTCACCGTGGCCGCTCGACGCGATCTGTACGGCGACGCATTCAACGAGGCGGTGTTCATGCGAGGTGGCCAGACCCTGACCGCGGCTCTGGTCGCTGTCGACGACAAGGTGGTCGACGGGACCGCGGGCGGATTGGCCGCACTGGTCAGTCGGACCTCGGATGGCTTGCGCCAGATGCAGACCGGGTTCGCCCGTTCCTATGCACTGTCCAT
- the nuoK gene encoding NADH-quinone oxidoreductase subunit NuoK — MNPDNYLYLSALLFTIGASGVLLRRNAIVMFMCVELMLNAANLAFVAFSRMHGHLDGQVVAFFTMVVAACEVVVGLAIIMTIFRTRRSASVDDASLLKH; from the coding sequence GTGAATCCCGACAACTATCTGTATCTGTCGGCACTGTTGTTCACCATCGGGGCGTCGGGAGTGCTGTTGCGGCGCAACGCCATCGTCATGTTCATGTGCGTGGAGCTCATGCTCAACGCCGCCAACTTGGCGTTCGTGGCGTTCTCCCGCATGCACGGTCATCTCGATGGTCAGGTGGTGGCGTTCTTCACCATGGTGGTCGCTGCCTGCGAGGTGGTGGTCGGGCTGGCGATCATCATGACGATCTTCCGTACCCGCCGGTCGGCCTCGGTCGACGACGCCAGTCTGCTGAAGCACTGA
- a CDS encoding NADH-quinone oxidoreductase subunit J, with the protein MNPDVLLLAAEGAARTSTSEAVLFWILGTVAVLGAIGVVAAPKAVYSAVFLACTMIALAVLYIAQDALFLGVVQVVVYTGAVMMLFLFVLMLIGVDLSESFTETLRGQRVAALAAGTGFGVLLIAGIGNVSVAGFTGLAQANSGGNVEGLAALIFTRYLWAFELTSTLLITAALGAMVLAHRERFERRKTQRELAVERFRAGGHPTPLPNPGVYARHNAVDVPARLPDGSDAALSVSAILPQRKISSSAGNSANGEE; encoded by the coding sequence GTGAATCCCGACGTCCTGTTGCTCGCGGCCGAAGGTGCGGCGCGCACGTCGACATCGGAAGCCGTGCTGTTCTGGATCCTGGGGACGGTCGCGGTCCTCGGCGCCATCGGAGTGGTCGCCGCGCCGAAAGCGGTGTACTCCGCGGTGTTCCTGGCCTGCACCATGATCGCGCTCGCGGTGCTCTACATCGCCCAGGACGCGCTGTTCCTCGGCGTGGTCCAGGTGGTGGTTTACACCGGCGCCGTGATGATGCTCTTCCTGTTCGTACTCATGCTCATCGGCGTCGACCTGTCCGAGTCGTTCACCGAAACGCTACGCGGCCAACGCGTTGCGGCGCTGGCCGCCGGTACCGGCTTCGGCGTTCTGTTGATCGCGGGGATCGGCAACGTTTCGGTCGCCGGCTTCACCGGGCTGGCCCAGGCCAACAGCGGCGGTAACGTCGAGGGACTGGCAGCGCTGATCTTCACCCGCTACCTGTGGGCGTTCGAGTTGACCAGCACACTGCTGATCACCGCGGCCCTGGGCGCGATGGTGCTCGCCCACCGGGAACGCTTCGAGCGCCGCAAGACCCAACGGGAGCTGGCTGTCGAACGGTTCCGAGCCGGGGGTCACCCGACACCGCTGCCCAATCCCGGTGTCTATGCACGCCACAACGCCGTCGACGTCCCGGCGCGGCTGCCGGATGGCTCCGATGCGGCGTTGTCGGTCAGCGCCATCCTGCCGCAACGCAAGATCAGCAGCTCCGCCGGTAATTCGGCGAACGGGGAGGAGTGA
- the nuoI gene encoding NADH-quinone oxidoreductase subunit NuoI → MPKFLDALAGFAVTFGSMFKKPLTEEYPEKPGPVAPRYHGRHQLNRYPDGLEKCIGCELCAWACPADAIFVEGADNTDTERFSPGERYGRVYQINYLRCIGCGLCIEACPTRALTMTNQYEMADDNRADLIWGKDKLLAPMQPGMQAPPHAMAPGSTDDDYYLGRITPLPQDAR, encoded by the coding sequence ATGCCCAAGTTCCTCGATGCCCTGGCCGGATTCGCGGTCACCTTCGGATCGATGTTCAAAAAGCCACTGACCGAGGAGTATCCGGAGAAGCCGGGGCCCGTCGCGCCGCGCTACCACGGCCGGCATCAGCTCAACCGATACCCTGACGGCCTGGAGAAGTGCATCGGCTGCGAGCTGTGTGCGTGGGCCTGCCCGGCCGACGCCATCTTCGTCGAAGGCGCCGACAACACTGACACAGAACGCTTCTCGCCAGGCGAACGGTACGGCCGCGTGTACCAGATCAACTACTTGCGCTGCATCGGATGCGGGTTGTGCATCGAGGCCTGCCCGACCCGAGCGTTGACGATGACCAACCAATACGAGATGGCAGACGACAACCGGGCTGATCTCATCTGGGGCAAGGACAAACTGCTGGCCCCGATGCAACCCGGGATGCAGGCCCCGCCTCATGCCATGGCGCCGGGCAGCACTGACGATGACTACTACCTCGGCAGGATCACCCCGCTCCCCCAGGATGCCCGGTGA
- the nuoH gene encoding NADH-quinone oxidoreductase subunit NuoH: MTYPDPTLFGHDPWWLILAKALGVFVFLLLTVLAAILIERKVLGRMQMRPGPNRVGPFGLLQSLADGVKLALKEGLTPAGIDKPIYLLAPIISVIPAFMAFAVIPMGGEVSVFGHRTALQLTDLPVAVLYILAVTSIGVYGIVLAGWASGSTYPLLGGLRSSAQVISYEVAMALSFAAVFLYAGTMSTSGIVAAQDRTWYVFLLLPSFVVYVTSMVGETNRAPFDLPEAEGELVGGFHTEYSSLKFAMFMLAEYVNMTTVSALATTMFLGGWHAPFPFNMIDGANSGWWPLLWFTAKVWTFMFLYFWLRATLPRLRYDQFMALGWKVLIPVSLVWIMVVAVTHSLREHGYHNWATGLVTTAVVVVAVLAVALWKALRSKPVQAISQQSTGAYPVPPLPHAGKEAVDA; encoded by the coding sequence ATGACCTATCCCGATCCCACCCTGTTCGGCCACGACCCGTGGTGGCTGATCCTGGCCAAGGCACTCGGAGTGTTCGTCTTCCTGTTGCTCACCGTGCTGGCGGCGATCCTCATCGAGAGAAAGGTGCTCGGCCGCATGCAGATGCGGCCGGGGCCCAACCGCGTCGGTCCCTTCGGCCTACTGCAGTCTCTTGCCGACGGCGTCAAACTCGCCCTCAAGGAGGGCCTGACCCCGGCGGGCATCGACAAGCCCATCTACCTACTGGCTCCGATAATTTCGGTGATCCCGGCGTTCATGGCGTTCGCGGTGATTCCGATGGGCGGCGAGGTTTCGGTGTTCGGTCACCGCACCGCTCTGCAACTGACCGACCTGCCCGTCGCGGTGCTCTATATCCTGGCCGTCACCTCGATCGGGGTGTACGGGATCGTGTTGGCCGGTTGGGCGTCCGGGTCCACCTACCCGCTGTTGGGCGGGCTGCGGTCAAGTGCCCAGGTGATCTCCTACGAGGTCGCGATGGCGCTGTCGTTCGCCGCGGTGTTCCTCTACGCAGGCACCATGTCGACCTCGGGCATCGTGGCAGCGCAGGACCGCACCTGGTACGTGTTCCTGCTGCTGCCCTCGTTCGTCGTATACGTGACCTCGATGGTGGGCGAGACCAACCGGGCACCTTTCGATCTCCCTGAGGCCGAGGGAGAACTGGTCGGCGGGTTCCACACCGAGTACTCATCGTTGAAGTTCGCGATGTTCATGCTCGCCGAGTACGTGAACATGACCACGGTGTCGGCCCTGGCCACCACCATGTTCCTCGGTGGCTGGCATGCGCCGTTCCCGTTCAACATGATCGACGGCGCCAACAGCGGCTGGTGGCCGCTGCTGTGGTTCACCGCCAAGGTGTGGACCTTCATGTTCCTGTACTTCTGGCTACGCGCCACACTGCCGCGGCTGCGCTACGACCAGTTCATGGCACTGGGCTGGAAGGTGCTGATCCCCGTGTCGCTGGTCTGGATCATGGTCGTCGCCGTCACCCACAGCCTGCGTGAGCACGGTTACCACAACTGGGCCACCGGCTTGGTGACCACCGCGGTCGTGGTGGTGGCGGTGCTGGCGGTCGCGCTGTGGAAAGCGCTGCGGAGCAAGCCCGTTCAGGCGATATCGCAGCAGAGCACCGGCGCCTATCCGGTGCCGCCACTGCCGCATGCTGGAAAGGAGGCCGTCGATGCCTAA
- a CDS encoding NADH-quinone oxidoreductase subunit G has protein sequence MTLAEPTKDTPPVEMVSLTIDGEQISVPKGTLVIRAAELMGVQIPRFCDHPLLDPVGACRQCLVEVEGQRKPMASCTTTVTPDMVVHTQFSSEAADKAQRGVMELLLINHPLDCPICDKGGECPLQNQAMSNGRPETRFEDVKRTFPKPINISSQVLLDRERCVLCARCTRFSAQIAGDPFIELLERGALQQVGIAPGEPFQSYFSGNTVQICPVGALTGTAYRFRARPFDLVSSPSVCEHCASGCAQRTDHRRGKVMRRLAGDDPEVNEEWNCDKGRWAFTYTTVGDRITTPLIREDGALRPASWSEALTVAGAGLLAAGTDTGVLVGGRSTVQDAYAYAKFARMVLGTNDIDFRARPHSVEEADFLAAHVAGRPMKLRYAELEKAPTVLLVGLEPEEESPIVFLRLRKAVRKTGQQVLSVAPLASRGLTKMAGTLIPTVPGAEADAMAALETDERLRRPGAVILIGERLATSPGALSAALRLAVATGARLAWIPRRAGERGALEAGALPNLLPGGRPVADAEARGQTAAVWNTTDLPAGTGRDTNAILAAAADGRLSALLVGGVEITDLPDPATALAALRATPFVVSLELRESEVTELADVVFPVAPVVEKAGAYLNWEGRIRPFKAALQTNAVPDLRVLHYLADEIGVDLGLTGPEAADAELARLGTWTGPRAAEPTIAPAAPPTPGPGQAVLATWRLLLDSGRLQDGEPHLAGTAVSPVVLLSPTTAAELGAAAGDPVTVSTESGAITLPLSVAEMPDRVVWLPANSPGSAVHRQLGVTAGAVVSIGQAAS, from the coding sequence ATGACGCTGGCCGAGCCGACCAAGGACACCCCGCCGGTGGAGATGGTGTCGCTGACCATCGACGGTGAACAGATCAGTGTCCCCAAGGGCACCTTGGTGATTCGCGCCGCCGAGCTGATGGGTGTCCAGATTCCCCGGTTCTGCGATCACCCGCTGCTCGATCCCGTCGGGGCGTGCCGGCAGTGCCTGGTGGAGGTCGAGGGGCAGCGCAAGCCGATGGCCTCGTGTACCACCACGGTCACCCCCGACATGGTGGTGCACACGCAGTTCAGCTCGGAGGCGGCCGACAAGGCGCAGCGCGGCGTGATGGAACTGCTGCTGATCAACCACCCGCTGGACTGCCCGATCTGCGACAAGGGCGGGGAATGCCCGCTGCAGAACCAGGCGATGTCCAACGGTCGGCCGGAGACCCGGTTCGAGGACGTCAAGCGGACCTTTCCGAAGCCCATCAACATCTCCTCGCAGGTGCTCCTCGACCGCGAACGCTGCGTGCTGTGCGCGCGTTGTACCCGGTTCTCCGCACAGATCGCCGGTGACCCGTTCATCGAGCTGCTGGAGCGTGGGGCACTGCAACAGGTCGGCATCGCCCCGGGGGAACCGTTCCAGTCCTACTTCTCCGGCAACACTGTGCAGATCTGCCCGGTGGGGGCGCTGACCGGCACCGCCTATCGCTTCCGGGCGCGCCCGTTCGACCTGGTGTCCAGCCCGAGCGTATGTGAGCACTGCGCATCCGGGTGTGCCCAGCGCACCGATCACCGCCGGGGAAAAGTGATGCGGCGCCTGGCCGGTGACGATCCAGAGGTCAACGAGGAGTGGAACTGCGACAAGGGCCGGTGGGCGTTCACCTACACCACGGTCGGGGATCGGATCACCACACCGTTGATCCGCGAAGACGGCGCGCTGCGTCCGGCTTCGTGGTCGGAGGCGCTGACGGTGGCCGGGGCAGGCCTGCTGGCTGCGGGCACAGATACCGGTGTGCTGGTGGGTGGCCGCAGCACCGTGCAAGACGCCTACGCGTACGCGAAGTTCGCCCGAATGGTATTGGGCACCAATGACATCGATTTCCGCGCCCGCCCGCACTCGGTCGAGGAGGCCGATTTCCTGGCCGCCCACGTCGCCGGGCGGCCGATGAAGCTGCGCTACGCCGAACTGGAGAAGGCACCGACGGTCCTGCTGGTCGGGCTGGAGCCCGAAGAGGAGTCCCCGATCGTCTTCCTGCGGCTACGCAAGGCCGTCCGCAAGACCGGCCAGCAGGTGCTCTCGGTGGCTCCGTTGGCCAGCCGTGGGCTGACCAAGATGGCAGGAACACTCATCCCCACCGTCCCCGGGGCCGAGGCGGATGCGATGGCCGCGCTCGAAACCGATGAGCGGCTCCGTCGCCCCGGCGCCGTGATCCTGATCGGCGAACGCCTCGCGACCTCGCCGGGCGCCCTCTCGGCCGCGCTGCGGCTGGCCGTGGCCACCGGGGCCCGGTTGGCCTGGATCCCGCGCCGGGCCGGTGAGCGCGGCGCACTGGAAGCCGGCGCCCTGCCGAATCTGCTGCCCGGTGGGCGCCCTGTTGCCGACGCAGAGGCCCGGGGCCAGACCGCCGCGGTGTGGAACACCACCGACCTGCCCGCCGGCACGGGCCGCGACACCAACGCCATCCTTGCCGCCGCGGCCGATGGGAGGCTTTCCGCGCTGCTGGTCGGAGGAGTCGAGATCACCGATCTGCCCGACCCGGCCACGGCGCTGGCCGCACTGCGTGCCACACCGTTCGTGGTGAGTCTCGAACTGCGCGAGAGCGAGGTCACCGAGCTCGCCGACGTGGTCTTCCCGGTGGCACCGGTGGTGGAAAAGGCGGGCGCCTACCTCAACTGGGAAGGCCGGATTCGTCCGTTCAAGGCCGCCCTGCAGACCAACGCCGTGCCCGATCTGCGGGTGTTGCACTATCTGGCCGACGAGATCGGCGTCGACCTCGGGCTGACCGGCCCCGAAGCCGCAGACGCCGAGCTGGCCCGGCTCGGCACCTGGACCGGGCCGCGTGCCGCCGAGCCGACCATCGCACCCGCAGCGCCCCCTACCCCCGGACCCGGACAGGCCGTGCTGGCCACCTGGCGCCTGCTGCTGGATTCCGGGCGACTTCAAGACGGCGAACCGCATCTGGCAGGCACCGCGGTCAGCCCCGTGGTGCTGCTCTCCCCCACCACGGCCGCCGAACTCGGCGCCGCGGCCGGCGATCCGGTGACCGTGAGTACCGAATCCGGCGCGATCACGCTTCCGCTGTCGGTCGCCGAGATGCCCGACCGAGTGGTGTGGCTACCGGCCAATTCCCCGGGCTCGGCAGTCCATCGCCAACTCGGTGTGACGGCCGGTGCGGTGGTGTCGATCGGGCAGGCCGCCTCATGA
- the nuoF gene encoding NADH-quinone oxidoreductase subunit NuoF — MTALTPVLSRFWDEPEPWTLDTYLRHDGYRGLQRALSMGPDDVIALVKDSGLRGRGGAGFPTGTKWSFIPQGDEGAGAKPHYLVVNADESEPGTCKDIPLLLTTPHFLVEGVIVAAYAIRASHAFIYVRGEVVPVLRRLQAAVAEAYAAGYLGEDILGSGFDLKLTVHAGAGAYICGEETALLDSLEGRRGQPRLRPPFPAVAGLYACPTVVNNVESIASVPPIMVNGVDWFRSMGSEKSPGFTLYSLSGHVNRPGQYEAPLGITLRELLDYGGGVRDGHTLKFWTPGGSSTPLLTAEHIDVPLDYEGMASVGSMLGTKALQIFDETTCVVRAVRRWTQFYAHESCGKCTPCREGTYWLAQIYARLETGAGTRADIDKLLDIADGIFGKSFCALGDGAASPIMSSIKYFRDEYEAHLDGGCPFDPHASTLMATEGAGT, encoded by the coding sequence ATGACGGCGTTGACCCCGGTACTCAGCCGATTCTGGGATGAGCCAGAACCGTGGACATTGGACACCTACCTGCGGCATGACGGGTACCGCGGGCTGCAGCGCGCCCTGTCCATGGGGCCCGATGACGTCATCGCGCTGGTGAAGGATTCCGGACTGCGCGGACGTGGCGGCGCCGGATTCCCGACCGGGACGAAGTGGTCGTTCATCCCGCAAGGTGACGAAGGTGCGGGGGCCAAGCCGCATTACCTGGTGGTCAACGCCGACGAGTCGGAACCCGGTACGTGCAAGGACATTCCGCTCCTCCTGACCACGCCGCACTTCCTGGTCGAGGGCGTGATCGTCGCGGCATATGCCATCCGGGCCAGCCACGCCTTCATCTACGTCCGTGGCGAAGTCGTGCCGGTGTTGCGGCGACTGCAGGCCGCGGTCGCCGAGGCGTACGCGGCGGGGTATCTGGGCGAAGACATCCTCGGCTCCGGGTTCGATCTGAAACTGACCGTGCATGCCGGCGCGGGTGCCTACATCTGCGGCGAGGAGACCGCGCTGCTGGATTCGCTGGAAGGCCGCCGCGGCCAACCACGGCTACGCCCACCGTTTCCCGCGGTCGCAGGCCTCTACGCCTGCCCGACGGTGGTGAACAACGTCGAGTCCATCGCCAGCGTTCCACCGATCATGGTCAACGGGGTGGATTGGTTCCGGTCGATGGGATCGGAGAAATCCCCCGGCTTCACGCTCTATTCGTTGTCGGGCCACGTGAATCGGCCCGGCCAGTACGAGGCCCCGCTGGGTATCACCCTGCGGGAGCTGCTCGACTACGGCGGCGGCGTCCGCGACGGGCACACTCTGAAATTCTGGACCCCGGGCGGTTCGTCGACACCTCTGCTGACAGCCGAACACATCGACGTGCCACTGGATTACGAGGGCATGGCCTCCGTGGGGTCCATGCTCGGCACCAAGGCACTTCAGATCTTCGACGAGACCACTTGCGTGGTGCGCGCCGTTCGCCGCTGGACGCAGTTCTACGCCCACGAGTCGTGCGGCAAGTGCACACCGTGCCGCGAAGGTACGTACTGGCTGGCCCAGATCTACGCCCGGCTGGAAACCGGTGCAGGCACCCGGGCCGACATCGACAAGCTCCTCGACATCGCCGACGGCATCTTCGGAAAGTCGTTCTGCGCCTTGGGAGACGGTGCGGCCAGCCCGATCATGTCGTCGATCAAGTACTTCCGCGACGAGTACGAGGCCCACCTGGACGGGGGTTGTCCCTTCGACCCGCATGCCTCGACGTTGATGGCGACCGAGGGGGCGGGTACCTGA
- the nuoE gene encoding NADH-quinone oxidoreductase subunit NuoE, which yields MTEVFIQLGQRPDEAGPPINGPAAYPDEVTARLTADAEQIIARYPDARSALLPLLHLVQAEDGCLTPAGIAFCAGLLDLTDAEVTAVATFYSMYRRTPTGDYLVGVCTNTLCAIMGGDAILDALQEHLDIHAGETTADGRVTLEHIECNAACDYAPVVMVNWEFYDNQTPSSARDLVDGLREGTPPAPTRGAPLCSFRDTARTLAGLTNPHTSGGSPGAATLAGLREARKRGMSAPEAGPIA from the coding sequence GTGACGGAAGTATTCATTCAGCTGGGGCAGCGCCCCGATGAAGCGGGCCCGCCGATCAACGGGCCCGCGGCATATCCGGATGAGGTGACGGCGCGGCTCACCGCCGACGCCGAGCAGATCATCGCTCGCTATCCCGACGCCCGCTCGGCCCTGTTGCCGCTGCTGCATCTGGTGCAGGCCGAGGACGGTTGCCTCACTCCCGCCGGAATCGCTTTCTGCGCCGGGCTGCTGGATCTGACCGATGCCGAGGTCACCGCGGTGGCCACCTTCTACTCGATGTACCGGCGCACCCCGACGGGCGATTACCTCGTCGGAGTGTGCACCAACACGTTGTGCGCGATCATGGGCGGTGACGCGATCCTCGATGCGTTGCAGGAACATCTGGACATCCACGCCGGCGAAACCACTGCGGACGGGCGGGTGACGCTGGAACACATCGAGTGCAATGCGGCATGTGACTACGCCCCTGTGGTGATGGTCAACTGGGAGTTCTACGACAACCAGACCCCGTCGTCGGCACGGGATCTCGTCGATGGACTACGCGAAGGGACGCCTCCGGCCCCGACGCGCGGTGCGCCACTGTGCAGTTTCCGGGACACCGCCCGGACCCTGGCGGGGCTGACCAACCCGCACACCTCGGGCGGCTCCCCCGGCGCGGCCACGCTGGCCGGGCTGCGGGAAGCCCGCAAACGCGGAATGTCCGCTCCTGAGGCAGGTCCGATCGCATGA
- the nuoD gene encoding NADH dehydrogenase (quinone) subunit D, producing MSTESPVVVVGGQDWDDVVSAAREHAGERIVVNMGPQHPSTHGVLRLILEIEGEIITEARCGIGYLHTGIEKNLEYRNWTQGVTFVTRMDYLSPFFNETAYCLGVEKLLGITDDIPERASVIRVMLMELNRISSHLVALATGGMELGAMSAMFYGFREREEILRVFESITGLRMNHAYIRPGGLAADLPDDALSQVRALLDLLPNRLADLEDLLNENYIWKARTVGVGYLDLTGCMALGITGPVLRSTGLPHDLRRAQPYCGYQDYDFDVVTDDRCDSYGRYIIRVKEMRESLKIVEQCVDRLEKMGDGPVMINDKKLAWPADLKVGPDGLGNSPEHIAKIMGHSMEGLIHHFKLVTEGIRVPAGQVYVAVESPRGELGVHMVSDGGTRPYRVHYRDPSFTNLQAAAAMCEGGMVADAIAAVASIDPVMGGVDR from the coding sequence ATGAGCACCGAATCTCCCGTGGTGGTGGTCGGCGGGCAGGATTGGGACGACGTGGTGTCCGCGGCCCGTGAACATGCCGGCGAACGCATTGTGGTCAACATGGGTCCCCAGCACCCATCGACCCACGGGGTGCTGCGGCTGATCCTGGAGATCGAGGGCGAGATCATCACCGAAGCCCGTTGCGGCATCGGCTATCTGCACACCGGTATCGAAAAGAACCTGGAGTACCGCAACTGGACGCAGGGCGTCACCTTCGTCACGCGGATGGACTATCTGTCACCGTTCTTCAACGAGACCGCGTACTGCCTGGGTGTGGAGAAGCTGCTGGGTATCACCGACGATATTCCGGAGCGCGCCAGCGTGATCCGGGTGATGCTCATGGAACTCAACCGGATCTCCTCACACCTGGTGGCACTGGCCACCGGCGGGATGGAGCTGGGCGCGATGAGCGCGATGTTCTACGGGTTCCGCGAACGCGAGGAAATCCTGCGGGTCTTCGAGTCGATCACCGGGCTGCGGATGAACCACGCCTACATCCGCCCGGGCGGCCTGGCCGCCGACCTGCCCGACGATGCGCTCAGCCAGGTTCGGGCACTGCTCGATCTGCTGCCCAACCGCTTGGCCGACTTGGAGGACCTGCTCAACGAGAACTACATCTGGAAGGCCCGTACCGTCGGCGTCGGGTATCTCGACCTGACCGGGTGCATGGCGCTGGGGATCACCGGACCGGTCTTGCGCTCCACCGGGCTGCCCCACGACCTTCGTCGGGCGCAACCGTACTGCGGTTACCAGGACTACGACTTCGACGTCGTCACCGACGACCGCTGTGATTCCTACGGCCGCTACATCATCCGGGTCAAGGAGATGCGGGAGTCGCTCAAGATCGTCGAGCAGTGTGTGGACCGGCTCGAGAAGATGGGCGACGGTCCCGTGATGATCAACGACAAGAAGCTGGCCTGGCCTGCCGATCTCAAGGTCGGCCCTGATGGACTGGGCAACTCTCCCGAACACATCGCGAAGATCATGGGCCACTCGATGGAAGGCCTGATCCACCACTTCAAGCTCGTCACCGAAGGCATCCGGGTACCGGCCGGGCAGGTATATGTGGCGGTCGAGTCCCCGCGCGGCGAGCTCGGTGTCCACATGGTGTCCGACGGCGGCACCCGGCCCTACCGGGTGCACTACCGCGACCCCTCGTTCACGAATCTGCAAGCGGCGGCGGCGATGTGCGAGGGCGGCATGGTCGCCGACGCGATCGCCGCGGTGGCGTCGATTGATCCGGTCATGGGGGGCGTGGACAGGTGA